From the genome of Papaver somniferum cultivar HN1 chromosome 2, ASM357369v1, whole genome shotgun sequence, one region includes:
- the LOC113348186 gene encoding probably inactive leucine-rich repeat receptor-like protein kinase At2g25790 — translation MAVKLSLVREKITCLILVTSIMLSFYTSSAINDYDILLSFKSSVNDPFRYLSNWNSSNSLCNWNGITCRNSTQQVTKLDISSKNISGVHFSTSLLNLQFIETVDLSNNQFSGKIPEKIFSCFSLRYLNLSNNNFTGSIPNGFIPNLETLDFSNNMLSGEIPDDITLFSGLRYLDLGGNVLEGEITKKISSLQNLEYFTLAGNQLTGGIPKEISVMKNLKWIYLGYNNLSGEIPEEIGSLSSLSHLDLVYNKLTGTIPSSFGNLSNLHYLFLYQNKLTGSIPDSIFNLRNLISLDVSDNFLSGELSELVIQLQNLEIFHLFSNNFTGRIPRSLARLRNLKVLQLWSNKLSGDIPQDLGKFNNLTVLDLSTNNLTGKIPEGLCSSGSLYKLILFKNSLEGGIPKSLGSCKSLQRIRMQNNLFSGELPSEFVKLPLVYFLDLSGNHFSGKIGEEKWEMPSLEMLSLASNKFHGKLPYSFGSKKLQSLDLSENHFSGGIPSGYGRLSELVQLKLNQNQLSGMIPAEISFCKKLVKLDISQNHLTGQIPVEFSEMPVLGSMDLSGNDLSGEIPPDLGKVESLVQINISHNHFHGGLPSTGAFVAINSSAVIGNDLCGSNSISGLPACKVTKKPIWWLFITSLLVVVAVLGLAISIILFIKRRNEMELSIIDDPYWNLKFYGPEKHRKMITLEDILSAATKEDNVISRGKDGVMYKGKAAALNGVQFVVHELKEMNGNGTISTDTGFWKGMENLGKVKHQNVIKLLGICRSEKDGFLIYEYINSWKSLRDVLAGLNWNARRKIVMGIGKALKFLHGKFSHSVLAGVLSTEKIVIGEDGEPCLRPKISNNGFSSSSYATPEDKENNKDDETTEDKLQQSSNGIYEFGILMIEILTGKGITDAELGMHDNIVEWARYCYSDCHVDTWIEPSIKGEIMLKQQHHQIVEMMKLALQCTTGDPTARPSASYVMRTLETIEGTGYSCTSRLNVKVVS, via the exons ATGGCGGTGAAACTAAGCTTAGTTCGTGAAAAAATTACTTGTCTAATACTTGTTACGTCGATAATGTTATCATTCTATACTTCCAGTGCAATAAACGATTATGATATACTTTTATCGTTCAAATCTTCGGTTAACGACCCGTTTCGGTACTTGTCTAACTGGAATTCTTCAAATAGTTTATGCAACTGGAATGGAATTACTTGCAGAAATTCTACTCAGCAAGTTACAAAACTTGATATCTCAAGTAAAAACATCTCCGGTgttcatttctctacttcactACTTAATCTTCAGTTCATCGAAACGGTTGATCTATCAAACAATCAATTCTCTGGTAAAATTCCTGAGAAAATCTTTTCTTGTTTTTCGTTACGGTATTTAAATCTCAGTAACAATAATTTCACTGGTTCCATTCCAAATGGCTTCATTCCAAATCTAGAAACCTTAGATTTTTCAAACAATATGTTGTCCGGCGAAATTCCTGATGATATTACTCTGTTTTCTGGTTTGCGGTATCTTGATCTTGGTGGAAATGTACTGGAAGGAGAAATCACGAAGAAGATATCGAGTTTACAGAATCTGGAGTACTTCACATTAGCTGGTAATCAGTTAACCGGTGGAATTCCAAAAGAAATCAGTgtaatgaagaatttgaaatggaTTTATTTAGGTTATAACAATCTATCTGGTGAAATTCCTGAAGAAATCGGTTCGTTATCTTCGTTAAGTCATCTTGATTTAGTTTACAACAAGCTTACCGGAACAATTCCATCTTCATTCGGAAATCTTTCAAATCtacattatctttttctttatcaaAACAAACTTACCGGCTCCATTCCGGATTCAATATTCAACTTAAGAAATCTCATTTCACTAGATGTTAGTGATAATTTTCTTTCCGGTGAGTTATCAGAACTTGTCATTCAGCTACAAAATCTGGAAATATTTCATCTCTTCTCGAATAATTTTACGGGGAGAATTCCACGGTCGTTAGCGCGTTTACGGAATTTGAAAGTTCTTCAGCTCTGGTCTAATAAATTATCCGGTGATATCCCGCAGGATTTGGGCAAATTCAATAATCTTACTGTTTTAGACCTGTCTACTAATAATCTCACTGGCAAAATTCCGGAAGGTCTTTGTAGTTCCGGGAGTTTGTATAAGCTTATACTGTTCAAGAATTCCCTGGAAGGTGGTATTCCGAAATCTTTAGGTTCTTGCAAGAGCTTACAGAGGATTCGAATGCAGAATAATCTTTTTTCCGGAGAATTGCCGTCGGAGTTTGTGAAACTTCCGTTGGTGTACTTCTTGGATCTTTCAGGGAATCATTTTTCTGGTAAAATTGGTGAGGAGAAGTGGGAAATGCCTTCACTTGAGATGTTGAGTTTAGCAAGTAACAAATTTCATGGGAAATTACCGTATTCATTTGGCAGTAAAAAACTTCAAAGTCTTGATTTATCTGAAAATCATTTCTCAGGTGGAATTCCGTCTGGTTATGGGAGGTTATCGGAGTTGGTTCAGTTGAAACTGAATCAAAATCAGCTCAGTGGAATGATTCCGGCGGAAATATCTTTTTGTAAAAAATTGGTGAAGCTTGACATTAGTCAAAATCATTTGACCGGTCAAATTCCAGTTGAATTTTCCGAAATGCCAGTTCTAGGCAGTATGGATTTGTCCGGAAATGATTTATCAGGTGAAATTCCGCCGGATTTGGGAAAAGTTGAATCACTAGTACAAATCAATATCTCTCATAATCATTTCCACGGTGGTTTGCCGTCAACCGGAGCGTTTGTTGCTATTAATTCAAGTGCAGTAATAGGGAATGATCTTTGTGGCAGTAATTCTATAAGTGGTTTACCGGCATGCAAAGTCACCAAGAAACCAATTTGGTGGCTTTTCATTACTTCATTGTTAGTGGTTGTAGCTGTTTTGGGCCTTGCAatttccataattttgttcatcaaAAGAAGAAATGAGATGGAATTGAGTATCATTGATGACCCATACTGGAATTTGAAATTCTACGGTCCGGAAAAGCATCGGAAAATGATTACGTTGGAGGATATCTTATCGGCGGCGACGAAAGAAGACAATGTGATCTCTAGAGGGAAGGATGGGGTGATGTACAAAGGGAAAGCTGCTGCTCTTAATGGTGTACAATTTGTTGTACATGAATTGAAGGAAATGAATGGGAATGGGACTATTTCTACAGATACGGGTTTCTGGAAAGGAATGGAAAATCTTGGGAAAGTTAAACACCAAAATGTGATTAAACTTCTTGGAATTTGTAGGTCAGAAAAAGATGGATTTCTGATTTACGAGTACATCAACAGTTGGAAAAGTTTGAGGGATGTCCTTGCCGGTTTGAATTGGAATGCTCGTCGTAAAATCGTGATGGGTATTGGTAAAGCTCTTAAATTTCTGCATGGGAAATTTTCTCATAGCGTTCTGGCCGGAGTTCTGTCGACGGAGAAAATTGTCATCGGTGAAGATGGAGAACCTTGCCTTAGACCCAAGATTTCCAACAATGGGTTTTCTTCTTCAAGTTACGCCACACCAG AAGACAAAGAGAATAATAAGGATGATGAAACCACAGAGGATAAGCTGCAGCAAAGTAGCAATGGTATATATGAATTCGGTATTCTTATGATTGAGATTCTGACGGGGAAAGGAATAACCGATGCTGAGCTAGGAATGCATGATAATATCGTTGAGTGGGCACGCTATTGTTACTCAGACTGTCATGTCGACACATGGATCGAACCCAGTATCAAAGGTGAAATAATGTTGAAGCAACAACATCATCAGATTGTGGAGATGATGAAACTTGCTCTTCAATGTACTACTGGTGATCCTACTGCTAGACCATCTGCAAGCTATGTAATGAGAACTCTAGAGACAATTGAAGGGACTGGATATTCTTGCACATCTAGGCTCAACGTTAAAGTAGTTAGCTAG